The Marinilongibacter aquaticus genome has a window encoding:
- a CDS encoding IMPACT family protein, whose product MSISDTYFTITDISESLFKDKGSKFFGFACPVESEEEVKIFLDQVKTEHPKARHHCFAYRLGLDDNNFRAFDDGEPSGSAGKPILNVLYSANLRNICIVVVRYFGGTLLGVPGLIHAYKSASELAIEHTKLEERIITENLTIAFDVAHMNEVMRLMKKHELNIVSQDYTDRYFLTFEVRLSLREELLRDFEELWFVEFE is encoded by the coding sequence ATGTCTATTTCCGATACGTATTTTACCATAACTGATATTTCTGAGAGCTTATTTAAAGATAAGGGCAGTAAATTTTTCGGATTTGCCTGTCCTGTCGAATCGGAAGAGGAGGTCAAGATATTTCTGGATCAAGTAAAAACGGAACATCCCAAGGCTCGTCACCATTGTTTTGCCTATCGTTTGGGTTTGGATGATAACAATTTCAGGGCTTTCGACGATGGAGAACCGTCGGGTTCTGCTGGGAAACCCATCCTCAATGTGCTGTATTCGGCCAATTTGCGAAACATCTGTATTGTAGTGGTGCGTTATTTTGGCGGTACGCTTTTGGGCGTGCCGGGATTGATCCATGCCTATAAATCTGCTTCGGAATTGGCCATTGAGCACACAAAGCTGGAAGAGAGAATCATTACCGAAAACCTGACGATAGCTTTCGATGTGGCCCATATGAATGAGGTGATGCGATTGATGAAAAAGCACGAACTCAATATCGTGTCCCAAGATTATACCGATCGTTATTTTCTGACTTTTGAAGTACGACTTTCCCTGCGTGAAGAGCTGCTCAGAGATTTTGAAGAGCTTTGGTTTGTGGAGTTTGAATAG